GTCCTCCGGCAGCCACACCGGCATCGACTTCCACGCCGCGACCGGCACCACGGTGCACGCGGTCGGCCTGGGCACCGTCGTCGAGGCCGGCTGGGGCGGTTCGTACGGCAACCAGATCGTCATCAAGATGAACGACGGCACGTACACCCAGTACGGCCACCTGTCGTCCATCGGCGTCTCGGTGGGCCAGCAGGTCGCCCCCGGCCAGCAGATCGGCCTGTCCGGCGCGACCGGCAACGTCACCGGCCCGCATCTGCACTTCGAGGCCCGCACCAGCGCGGAGTACGGCTCGGACATCGACCCGGTCGCCTACCTCCGCCAGCACGGCGTGAACGTCTGACGACGCACGGCGACAGATCGTCCAGCCCCGGCCCTTCCGGCCGGGGCTTTCGCCGTTTTCGATGCCTTCCTGTCCAAAAAATATCCCTGGATTCCGGCCCGCCATCGGAAATTCCCGCTCATTGCAATAGAGTCACGGAACACACGTCAATCGTCGACGTTTCACGGGGATTAAGGCGGAGGTCCGTCATGCGTATTCCGGCGCACTCGGTGTGCACGGCCATCCGGGACGACATCGTCGCGGGTGTCTACGAGCGCGGCAGCCGCCTCACGGAGGAACTCCTCGCCCGCCGCTACGGCGTGTCCCGCGTCCCCGTCCGGGAGGCGCTGCGCACGCTGGAGGCGGAGGGCTTCGTCGTCACGCGGCGGCACGCGGGCGCGTGCGTCGCGGAACCGACCGAGCAGGAGGCCGCGGACCTGCTGGAGATGCGCATGCTCCTGGAGCCGCTCGGCGCCTCCCGGGCCGCCCAGCGGCGCACGGAGGCCCACTTGAAGGTGCTGCGCGGCCTCGTCCGGCTGGGCCAGGAGCGGGCCAGGAGGGGCAACAGCGACGATCTGCGCTCCCTGGGGGGCTGGTTCCACGAGACGCTCGCCCAGTCCTCCGGAAGCCACGCCCTGACGTCGATGCTCACCCAGCTGCGCCACAAGATCGCCTGGATGTACGCGGTGGAGGCGCCGGTCAACCCGGTGGAGTCCTGGGCGGAGCACGGCGCGATCGTGGACGCGGTGGCGCGCGGCGACGGGGAGCGCGCGCGGGCCGTCACGGCGCTGCACACCGAGCGCTCGACCGCCGTGCACCGGCTGCGCTTTTCCGGCGGACCGGAGCGCGCCGACCGCGTGAGGACTTCGCAACCTCCCGTAAACATGACGGGCCTGCGGCATTAACACGGGAGCCGTATACAAAGAGGGGGATAATTCGCGGGGGATTATTTCCGCTGCCCGTCAACGGGAAATGCGAAGGGCTCGCCCGATAATTTCGGACGAGCCCTTCGGAGTTTGCGGGACGACGTCTTTCAAGTGACGAGCACCGCGCCCCTCGAATAAGACAAGGCCTGCTCGGCCGGTCCTTGCTCAGACGGTCTCGGGGAGCTCCTCGAGACCCTCGGCGACCAGCTTCGCCAGCCGGTCGAGGGCGGCTTCCGCACCCTCGGCCTCGGAGGCGAGGACGATCTCCTCGCCGCCCGTGGCGCCCAGGCCGAGAACGGCCAGCATGGAGGCCGCGTTGACGGGGTTGCCGTCGGCCTTGGCGATCGTCACCGGGATACCTGCGGCCGTGGTGGCCCGGACGAAGATGGAAGCGGGGCGGGCGTGAAGGCCCTCGGCCCAGCCGACGTTGACGCGGCGCTCAGCCATGTGATGCTGCCCTTCAGTGTTCAGGTTGTCTAGACCAGTGTTCCACACGTGAAGCGTGTGAGGGACGGGTCCTCGCGACCCGTCCCGGTGCGCGGACGTCGGATCGCGGCCTCGATCCGACGTCCGTCCTCCACAGACTGCCTCGCGCCGTCGTCAGATGCGAGCCGTACTCTGGGCCCCATGCAGAGCGCGTCGGACCGGCACGAGTACCCCGCCCACTGGGAGGCCGACGTGGTGCTGCGCGACGGCGGCACCGCGCGCATCCGCCCCATCACCGTCGACGACGCCGAACGCCTGGTCAGCTTCTACGAGCAGGTCTCGGACGAGTCCAAGTACTACCGCTTCTTCGCGCCCTACCCGCGCCTGTCCGCGAAGGACGTCCACCGCTTCACGCACCACGACTTCGTGGACCGGGTGGGACTCGCGGCCACGGTCGGCGGCGAGTTCATCGCAACCGTGCGCTATGACCGCATCGGTGCCGACGGCATGGCCGCCTCCGCGCCCGCCGACGAGGCCGAGGTCGCCTTCCTCGTGCAGGACGCCCACCAGGGGCGCGGTGTCGCCTCCGCGCTCCTCGAACACATCGCGGCCGTCGCGCGCGAGCGAGACATCCGCCGCTTCGCCGCCGAGGTGCTCCCCGCCAACTCCAAGATGATCAAGGTGTTCACGGACGCCGGCTACACCCAGAAGCGCAGCTTCGAGGACGGCGTCGTCCGCCTGGAGTTCGACCTCGAACCCACCGAGCGCTCCCTCGCCGTGCAGCGTGCGCGGGAGCAGCGCGCCGAGGCACACTCCGTACGGCGGCTGCTGGCGCCCGGCTCCGTCGCCGTCGTCGGCACCGGCCGGACGCCCGGCGGCGTCGGCCGGAGCGTTCTCGGCAACCTCCGGGAGGCCGGGTTCACCGGCCGCCTGTACGCCGTGAACAAGGCCTTCCCCGACGACCTGAAGGAACTCGACGGAGTGCCCGCCCACCGCTCGGTGCGCGACATCGACGGGCCTGTCGACCTCGCGGTCCTCGCCGTACCGGCCGAGCACGTGACGGAGGCCGTCGCCGAGTGCGGCGAGCACGGCGTGCAGGGACTCGTCGTCCTCTCCGCCGGCTACGCCGAGAGCGGCCCCGACGGGCGCGAGCGTCAGCGCCAACTCGTCCGGCACGCGCGCGCGTACGGCATGCGGATCATCGGCCCCAACGCCTTCGGGATCATCAACACCTCCCCGGAGGTGCGGCTCAACGCCTCGCTCGCCCCGGAGATGCCGAGACCCGGCCGCATCGGCCTGTTCGCCCAGTCCGGCGCCATCGGCATCGCCCTGCTGTCCCGGCTCCACCGACGCGGCGGAGGCGTCACCGGCGTCACCGGGGTGTCCACCTTCGTCTCCTCCGGCAACCGCGCGGACGTCTCCGGCAACGACGTCGTGCAGTACTGGTACGACGACCCCGACACCGACGTCGCCCTCATGTACCTGGAGTCCATCGGCAACCCGCGCAAGTTCACCCGCCTCGCCCGGCGCACGGCGGCCGCCAAGCCCCTGGTCGTCGTCCAGGGCACCGGTTCCGCCCCACAGGGGCATGCCGTACGGGCGACGCGGCTGCCGCACGCGACGGTGTCGGCGCTGCTGCGGCAGGCCGGCGTGATCCGTGTGGACACCATCACCGAGCTGGTCGACGCGGGCCTGCTGCTCGCCCGTCAGCCGCTGCCG
The Streptomyces sp. NBC_01485 genome window above contains:
- a CDS encoding GntR family transcriptional regulator; its protein translation is MRIPAHSVCTAIRDDIVAGVYERGSRLTEELLARRYGVSRVPVREALRTLEAEGFVVTRRHAGACVAEPTEQEAADLLEMRMLLEPLGASRAAQRRTEAHLKVLRGLVRLGQERARRGNSDDLRSLGGWFHETLAQSSGSHALTSMLTQLRHKIAWMYAVEAPVNPVESWAEHGAIVDAVARGDGERARAVTALHTERSTAVHRLRFSGGPERADRVRTSQPPVNMTGLRH
- a CDS encoding HPr family phosphocarrier protein, producing the protein MAERRVNVGWAEGLHARPASIFVRATTAAGIPVTIAKADGNPVNAASMLAVLGLGATGGEEIVLASEAEGAEAALDRLAKLVAEGLEELPETV
- a CDS encoding bifunctional acetate--CoA ligase family protein/GNAT family N-acetyltransferase is translated as MQSASDRHEYPAHWEADVVLRDGGTARIRPITVDDAERLVSFYEQVSDESKYYRFFAPYPRLSAKDVHRFTHHDFVDRVGLAATVGGEFIATVRYDRIGADGMAASAPADEAEVAFLVQDAHQGRGVASALLEHIAAVARERDIRRFAAEVLPANSKMIKVFTDAGYTQKRSFEDGVVRLEFDLEPTERSLAVQRAREQRAEAHSVRRLLAPGSVAVVGTGRTPGGVGRSVLGNLREAGFTGRLYAVNKAFPDDLKELDGVPAHRSVRDIDGPVDLAVLAVPAEHVTEAVAECGEHGVQGLVVLSAGYAESGPDGRERQRQLVRHARAYGMRIIGPNAFGIINTSPEVRLNASLAPEMPRPGRIGLFAQSGAIGIALLSRLHRRGGGVTGVTGVSTFVSSGNRADVSGNDVVQYWYDDPDTDVALMYLESIGNPRKFTRLARRTAAAKPLVVVQGTGSAPQGHAVRATRLPHATVSALLRQAGVIRVDTITELVDAGLLLARQPLPTGPRVAILGNSESLGLLTYDACLSEGLRPLPPLDLTTEASAQDFHAALARSLADETCDAVVVTAIPAIGEASPGDAELAQALRSAAAAAPAKPVLVVHVELGGLAAALSAATSTAPRAEATPRARAATEDTGAQRPTAAVEAPEGTHLIPAFPAAERAVRALAEAVKYAQWRREAADPGKVPEYEDIDEKGAAELIGGLLARGQGLTLGTEETCELLGRYGIRTRRAIPAPTPDEAARAAGALGYPVALKATAPHLRHRADLGGVRLDLADEEQLRRAYAELAELFGRPEELRPVVQSMAPRGVDTVVRAVIDPAAGAVLSFGLAGAASQLLGDMAHRLVPVTDRDATSLIRSIRTAPLLFGWRGSTPVDTPALEELLLRVSRLVDDHPEVVAVTLEPVVVAPHGLSVLGASVRLAPPPARDDLGPRTLPAY